Proteins from a genomic interval of Streptomyces sp. NBC_01445:
- a CDS encoding M24 family metallopeptidase: MAAPDRMDERLRALGLVEGQRMAQALFAEVAARGLIAPGRSEREVSDRIGALTREVPAWGTCGSWRAVRSGPHSALPAGQEPPEDRILTGDDIAIADLGPVLAGYESGFVRTVVIGQDPDKRRLIEDLPRLFAAAREAFHADRTLTGSHLHAEIQTLATKAGWTLGGWNAGHMVGAPNAHGGAQSSDAYISPANDRPLRRTAEDGWQAHWLLEISLLDEHRGFGGAYKGLLDLA; this comes from the coding sequence ATGGCAGCACCCGACCGGATGGACGAACGGCTGCGCGCCTTGGGCCTCGTGGAGGGCCAGCGGATGGCCCAGGCCCTGTTCGCCGAGGTCGCCGCCCGGGGTCTGATCGCCCCGGGCCGCAGCGAACGCGAGGTGAGCGACCGCATCGGCGCCCTGACGCGGGAAGTACCCGCCTGGGGCACGTGCGGCTCCTGGCGGGCCGTGCGATCGGGGCCGCACTCCGCCCTGCCCGCAGGCCAGGAGCCACCGGAGGACCGGATCCTCACCGGGGACGACATCGCGATCGCCGACCTCGGCCCGGTCCTCGCCGGTTACGAGTCGGGCTTCGTACGTACGGTCGTCATCGGCCAGGACCCGGACAAACGCCGCCTCATCGAGGATCTCCCGAGGCTGTTCGCGGCCGCCCGCGAGGCGTTCCACGCGGACCGGACCCTGACCGGCAGCCACCTGCACGCCGAGATCCAGACCCTGGCCACCAAGGCGGGCTGGACGCTGGGGGGTTGGAACGCGGGGCACATGGTGGGGGCGCCGAATGCCCACGGCGGCGCCCAGTCGTCCGACGCGTACATCTCCCCCGCCAACGACCGCCCCCTCCGCCGTACGGCCGAGGACGGCTGGCAGGCCCACTGGCTGCTGGAGATCAGCTTGCTCGACGAGCACCGGGGCTTCGGCGGCGCGTACAAGGGGCTCCTGGACCTGGCCTGA
- a CDS encoding AMP-binding protein — MTSEPRTTARPQALSYAHGTDPAPLLGDTIGRNLDRAVAAYPDRDALVDVPSGRRWTYAQFGADVDQLARGLLAAGVLKGDRVGVWAVNCPEWVLVQYATARIGAVMVNINPAYRAHELEFVLKQAGVCILVASTEHKGSDYRALVRQVRERCPELRETVFIGDPGWDALAAGAAAVTVEQLDARQAELSCDDPVNIQYTSGTTGFPKGATLSHHNILNNGFWVGETVGYTEQDRVCLPVPFYHCFGMVMGNLGATSHGACIVIPAPSFDPVATLHAVERERCTSLYGVPTMFIAELNLADFATYDLSSLRTGIMAGSPCPVEVMKRVVAEMHMAEVSICYGMTETSPVSTQTRRDDDLERRTGTVGRVLPHIEVKVVDPVSGVTLPRGEPGELCTRGYSVMLGYWDEPEKTAEVIDPGRWMHTGDLAVLREDGYVQIVGRIKDMIIRGGENVYPREIEEFLYAHPKIADVQVVGVPDERYGEEVLACVILRHPEDTLTLEELRAYCRDRLAHYKTPARLRILDAFPMTVSGKVRKIELREGYGADAG; from the coding sequence GTGACGAGCGAACCCCGCACGACGGCCCGGCCCCAGGCCCTGTCGTACGCGCACGGGACGGACCCCGCGCCGCTCCTCGGCGACACCATCGGCCGCAACCTCGACCGGGCCGTGGCCGCGTACCCCGACCGTGACGCACTGGTCGACGTGCCGTCCGGGCGCCGCTGGACCTACGCCCAATTCGGCGCGGACGTGGACCAGTTGGCGCGAGGGCTGCTCGCCGCAGGTGTGCTCAAGGGTGACCGCGTCGGGGTCTGGGCGGTCAACTGCCCCGAGTGGGTCCTCGTGCAGTACGCGACCGCGCGCATCGGCGCGGTCATGGTGAACATCAACCCCGCATACCGAGCCCACGAGTTGGAGTTCGTGCTCAAGCAGGCGGGCGTCTGCATCCTCGTCGCCTCGACCGAGCACAAGGGCAGCGACTACCGGGCGCTCGTCCGGCAGGTGCGGGAGCGGTGCCCCGAGCTGCGCGAGACGGTCTTCATCGGTGACCCCGGATGGGACGCCCTGGCGGCGGGTGCGGCCGCGGTGACGGTTGAGCAACTCGATGCCAGACAGGCGGAATTGAGTTGTGACGACCCGGTCAACATCCAGTACACCTCGGGCACGACCGGCTTCCCGAAGGGCGCCACGCTCTCCCACCACAACATCCTCAACAACGGCTTCTGGGTGGGTGAGACGGTCGGCTACACCGAGCAGGACCGGGTCTGCCTGCCCGTGCCCTTCTACCATTGTTTTGGGATGGTGATGGGCAATTTGGGCGCAACGTCACACGGCGCCTGCATCGTCATCCCCGCCCCTTCCTTCGACCCCGTCGCCACGCTCCACGCGGTCGAGCGCGAGCGGTGCACGTCGCTGTACGGCGTCCCGACCATGTTCATCGCCGAGCTGAACCTCGCCGACTTCGCGACGTACGACCTGTCGTCGCTGCGGACCGGCATCATGGCGGGCTCGCCGTGTCCCGTAGAGGTCATGAAGCGGGTCGTCGCCGAGATGCACATGGCGGAGGTCTCCATCTGCTACGGCATGACCGAGACCTCGCCCGTCTCCACGCAGACCCGCCGCGACGACGACCTGGAGCGCCGCACCGGCACGGTCGGCCGCGTCCTGCCGCACATCGAGGTCAAGGTCGTCGACCCGGTCAGCGGCGTGACGCTGCCGCGCGGCGAGCCGGGGGAGCTGTGCACGCGCGGCTACAGCGTGATGCTCGGCTACTGGGACGAGCCGGAGAAGACGGCCGAGGTCATCGACCCGGGACGGTGGATGCACACCGGCGACCTCGCGGTCCTGCGCGAGGACGGCTACGTCCAGATCGTCGGCCGCATCAAGGACATGATCATCAGGGGCGGCGAGAACGTCTACCCGCGCGAGATCGAGGAGTTCCTCTACGCCCACCCGAAGATCGCGGACGTCCAGGTCGTGGGCGTGCCCGACGAGCGGTACGGGGAGGAGGTCCTGGCCTGCGTGATCCTCCGTCACCCGGAGGACACGCTCACCCTGGAGGAACTCCGCGCGTACTGCCGCGACCGGCTGGCCCACTACAAGACGCCGGCCCGGCTGCGCATCCTCGACGCGTTCCCGATGACGGTGAGCGGCAAGGTCCGCAAGATCGAGCTGCGGGAGGGGTACGGGGCCGACGCCGGCTGA
- a CDS encoding magnesium and cobalt transport protein CorA, producing the protein MAERRTRPGAEPKKYMWRRAAGQSPANPPEPDTTPPPPATPTDPASETASVVQAALYRDGVRVSSPATLAETFRELREQQDGMAWIGLARPTESELLSLAGEFDLHPLAVEDALEAHQRPKLERYGDTLFVVLRAARYLDAPEEVEFGELHVFVGADFVITVRHGAAPDLSGVRRRMEDSPELLKLGPEAVLYAILDAVVDGYAPVVAGVQTDIDEIETEVFSGAPEVSRRIYELSREMVEFQRATRPLVGMLHALMAGFAKYGTDEELQRYLRDVADHVTHTSERVDGFRQALADILTVNATQVTQQQNAEMRALAEAGFEQNEEIKKISSWAAILFAPTLVGTIYGMNFDQMPELHWAGGYPFAIVLMAVVCTSLYVIFKKRDWL; encoded by the coding sequence ATGGCAGAGCGGCGGACCCGCCCCGGAGCGGAACCGAAGAAGTACATGTGGCGCCGCGCCGCAGGACAGTCGCCGGCGAACCCGCCCGAGCCCGACACCACGCCGCCCCCGCCCGCCACACCCACCGACCCGGCGTCGGAGACGGCGAGCGTGGTGCAGGCGGCGCTGTACCGGGACGGGGTACGGGTGTCGTCGCCCGCGACGCTGGCCGAGACGTTCCGCGAGCTGCGCGAGCAGCAGGACGGCATGGCATGGATCGGCCTGGCCCGTCCGACGGAGTCCGAACTCCTCTCCCTGGCAGGCGAATTCGACCTGCACCCGCTCGCGGTCGAGGACGCACTGGAGGCGCATCAGCGGCCGAAGCTGGAGCGGTACGGGGACACGCTGTTCGTCGTCCTGCGCGCCGCCCGCTACCTGGACGCGCCCGAGGAGGTCGAGTTCGGGGAGCTGCACGTGTTCGTCGGAGCGGACTTCGTCATCACGGTCCGGCACGGCGCGGCGCCCGACCTCTCCGGTGTGCGCCGCCGCATGGAGGACTCCCCAGAGCTGCTGAAACTCGGCCCCGAGGCGGTGCTCTACGCGATTCTCGACGCGGTCGTGGACGGCTATGCCCCGGTCGTCGCCGGCGTCCAGACCGACATCGACGAGATCGAGACAGAGGTCTTCTCCGGAGCGCCCGAGGTGTCCCGGCGCATCTACGAACTCTCGCGCGAGATGGTCGAGTTCCAGCGCGCGACCCGCCCCCTGGTCGGCATGCTGCACGCCCTGATGGCGGGCTTCGCCAAGTACGGCACGGACGAGGAACTCCAGCGCTACCTGCGCGACGTGGCCGACCACGTCACGCACACGAGCGAACGCGTCGACGGCTTCCGCCAGGCCCTCGCGGACATCCTGACGGTGAACGCGACGCAGGTCACCCAGCAGCAGAACGCGGAGATGCGGGCACTGGCCGAAGCGGGCTTCGAACAGAACGAGGAGATCAAGAAGATCTCGTCGTGGGCGGCGATCCTGTTCGCACCGACACTGGTGGGAACCATCTACGGCATGAACTTCGACCAGATGCCGGAGCTGCACTGGGCGGGCGGGTATCCGTTCGCGATCGTGCTGATGGCAGTGGTGTGCACGAGCCTGTACGTCATTTTCAAGAAGCGGGACTGGCTGTAG
- a CDS encoding LysE family translocator, which yields MVSTDRYLAFAAMSLLVIVIPGPSVLFVIGRALAHGRRTAVATALGNVIGSYVLVVGVALGIGSLVERSAAVFMAVKLAGAAYLVFLGVQAFRHRREMRAEDIRAPHGPPRGDLRTVADGALVGVTNPKGIVFFAAVLPQFVDHSGGQVPAQMLLLGLIPISIGLVTDTLWGLTASAARTWFARSDRRLSLIGGTGGFAMIGLGVTVAATGRAD from the coding sequence ATGGTGTCCACCGACCGGTATCTGGCGTTCGCGGCGATGTCGCTCCTTGTGATCGTGATCCCTGGGCCGAGCGTGCTGTTCGTGATCGGGCGCGCGCTCGCGCACGGCCGGCGGACGGCGGTCGCGACGGCGCTCGGCAATGTCATCGGCTCGTACGTGCTCGTGGTGGGCGTGGCGCTCGGGATCGGTTCCCTGGTGGAGCGCTCGGCAGCGGTGTTCATGGCGGTGAAGCTGGCGGGAGCCGCGTATCTGGTCTTCCTCGGCGTGCAGGCGTTCCGGCATCGCAGAGAGATGCGGGCCGAGGACATCCGGGCGCCGCACGGCCCCCCGCGCGGGGATCTGCGGACGGTCGCGGACGGCGCGCTCGTCGGGGTGACCAACCCCAAGGGCATCGTCTTCTTCGCGGCGGTCCTGCCCCAGTTCGTGGACCACTCGGGCGGTCAAGTGCCCGCGCAGATGCTTCTGTTGGGGCTGATCCCGATCTCGATCGGCCTGGTCACGGACACGCTGTGGGGCCTGACGGCGTCCGCCGCGCGTACGTGGTTCGCCCGGTCCGACCGCCGTCTGTCACTGATCGGCGGCACGGGAGGCTTCGCGATGATCGGCCTGGGAGTGACGGTCGCGGCGACGGGTCGCGCGGACTGA
- a CDS encoding winged helix DNA-binding domain-containing protein, giving the protein MTTKRSTAKASVSNAAAPTLSARALGRATLDRQFLLRRSPVTVKAAVEHLLGLQAQNVKPPYGALAARLDGFDPAELSRLLEDREVVRIVTMRSTIHLHSADDCMSLRPLVQPARERELKMFAKGLPDVDLDRLTALTKAYVEQEPRTPKQIRELLLAEWPDADPLALTIAARCRLPLVQTTPRGLWKRSGQVALTTAEHWLDRAADPAPAPDGTVLRYLAAFGPASVKDMQQWAGLTRMREVFERLRPQLVTFRDPHGVELFDLPDAPRPDEDTPAPPRLLPEFDNLLLSHADRTRLVPLAYKDRTWKANMSFPAFLVDGMLAGLWKLDEANDDSATLTLQPFGKLTAQQRDALTDEAETTARTLGVKGPCDIRFGTVRPE; this is encoded by the coding sequence ATGACCACCAAGCGGAGCACGGCCAAGGCAAGTGTGAGCAATGCGGCTGCGCCGACCCTGTCGGCCCGGGCCCTGGGTCGCGCCACCCTTGACCGTCAGTTCCTGCTGCGGCGCTCGCCGGTCACAGTGAAGGCCGCCGTGGAACATCTGCTGGGGCTCCAGGCGCAGAACGTGAAGCCGCCCTACGGCGCGCTCGCCGCCCGGCTCGACGGCTTCGACCCCGCCGAGCTCTCCCGGCTCCTGGAGGACCGCGAAGTCGTCCGTATCGTCACCATGCGCTCGACCATCCACCTCCACAGCGCCGACGACTGCATGAGTCTGCGCCCCCTCGTCCAGCCCGCGCGTGAGCGGGAGTTGAAGATGTTCGCGAAGGGCCTGCCCGACGTCGACCTCGACCGGCTCACCGCGCTCACCAAGGCGTACGTCGAGCAGGAGCCGCGTACCCCCAAGCAGATCAGGGAGCTGCTCCTCGCCGAGTGGCCCGACGCGGACCCCCTCGCCCTCACGATCGCCGCGCGCTGCCGGCTGCCGCTCGTGCAGACCACGCCGCGCGGCCTGTGGAAGCGCAGCGGCCAGGTCGCCCTGACCACCGCCGAGCACTGGCTCGACCGGGCTGCCGACCCGGCGCCCGCCCCGGACGGCACCGTCCTGCGCTATCTGGCCGCGTTCGGGCCCGCCTCGGTCAAGGACATGCAGCAGTGGGCGGGCCTGACCCGTATGAGGGAGGTCTTCGAGCGGCTGCGGCCGCAGCTCGTCACCTTCCGCGACCCGCACGGCGTCGAGCTCTTCGACCTGCCCGACGCCCCCCGCCCCGACGAGGACACCCCCGCCCCGCCGCGCCTCCTCCCCGAGTTCGACAACCTGCTGCTCTCGCACGCCGACCGCACCCGCCTCGTGCCGCTCGCGTACAAGGACCGCACCTGGAAGGCGAACATGTCCTTTCCCGCCTTCCTCGTCGACGGCATGCTCGCCGGGCTCTGGAAGCTCGACGAGGCCAACGACGACTCCGCCACGCTCACCCTCCAGCCCTTCGGGAAGCTCACCGCGCAGCAGCGCGACGCCCTCACGGACGAGGCGGAGACCACCGCGCGCACGCTGGGGGTCAAGGGCCCGTGCGACATCCGCTTCGGGACCGTACGGCCGGAGTAG
- a CDS encoding diacylglycerol/lipid kinase family protein, whose translation MGRTRTTGPGGNGAARLLARLAVLAVVGSVLVLVLALGEGGLVVVGAGLLGLIVCAVGVWWFVAHRGLVRLGGALLAVVSPVAVLVLFAHDGLWLTALVLCLCWGVALACARTALRKSRPERPTRTRAASRPNRPVLIMNPKSGGGKVGRFGLVERAEELGARVILLDPSAAADVAALARQAVAEGADLLGVAGGDGTQALVAAIAAEHDLPFLVVSAGTRNHFAMDLGLDRSDPSRCLDALTAGEEVRVDLGDIAGRAFVNTVSFGVYADVVQRPEYRDDKAGTALSLMPDLLLGEGVRRLDARVDGTTLSSQQALLVSNNPYTSPDELSGGGRRPRLDDGELGVLGIRVEDAAQAADLAVRGSESTGLTVMTAHRVEVTTDADEIPVAVDGEALRMPTPVVCTLRPGALRVLVPRDRPGVVVPEPPVNWRRIIDLAFRRTERTADAQTRA comes from the coding sequence ATGGGCAGGACGCGCACGACGGGCCCCGGCGGGAATGGGGCCGCGCGGCTGTTGGCACGTCTGGCCGTGCTCGCGGTGGTGGGTTCGGTGCTCGTGCTCGTGCTCGCGCTGGGGGAGGGCGGCCTGGTCGTCGTCGGCGCCGGGCTCCTGGGGCTGATCGTCTGCGCGGTCGGCGTCTGGTGGTTCGTGGCGCACCGCGGACTGGTGCGGCTGGGCGGGGCGCTCCTCGCGGTCGTGTCCCCCGTCGCCGTCCTGGTGCTCTTCGCGCACGACGGCCTGTGGCTGACGGCTCTGGTCCTCTGCCTGTGCTGGGGCGTGGCCCTGGCTTGCGCGAGGACAGCGCTGCGCAAGTCGCGCCCGGAGCGGCCGACGCGGACGAGGGCCGCCTCCCGGCCGAACCGGCCGGTCCTGATCATGAATCCGAAGTCCGGGGGCGGGAAGGTCGGCCGGTTCGGGCTGGTCGAGCGGGCGGAGGAACTCGGCGCGCGGGTGATCCTGCTCGATCCGTCCGCCGCGGCGGACGTCGCCGCGCTGGCCCGGCAGGCCGTGGCCGAAGGCGCGGACCTGCTCGGCGTCGCCGGCGGCGACGGCACCCAGGCCCTGGTCGCGGCGATCGCCGCCGAGCACGACCTGCCGTTCCTCGTGGTCTCCGCCGGCACCCGCAACCACTTCGCCATGGACCTGGGCCTCGACCGCTCCGACCCTTCCCGCTGCCTCGACGCGCTGACGGCCGGCGAGGAGGTCCGGGTCGACCTCGGCGACATCGCGGGCCGGGCCTTCGTGAACACCGTGTCGTTCGGGGTGTACGCGGATGTCGTGCAACGGCCCGAGTACCGCGACGACAAGGCGGGCACGGCGCTGTCCCTCATGCCGGACCTGCTGCTCGGCGAAGGGGTACGACGGCTCGACGCACGGGTCGACGGCACCACCCTCTCCTCCCAGCAGGCACTGCTGGTCAGCAACAACCCGTACACCTCACCCGACGAGCTCAGCGGCGGCGGCCGCCGGCCCCGACTGGACGACGGCGAACTGGGGGTGCTCGGGATCCGGGTGGAGGACGCGGCGCAGGCTGCCGACCTGGCCGTGCGGGGCTCGGAGTCCACCGGACTGACCGTCATGACCGCACACCGTGTCGAGGTGACGACCGACGCGGACGAGATCCCCGTCGCGGTCGACGGCGAGGCGCTTCGGATGCCCACCCCGGTGGTCTGCACGCTGCGCCCGGGGGCACTGCGGGTCCTCGTACCGCGCGACCGCCCCGGCGTCGTGGTACCCGAGCCGCCCGTGAACTGGCGGCGGATCATCGACCTCGCCTTCCGCCGTACCGAGCGGACCGCCGATGCGCAGACCCGCGCCTGA
- a CDS encoding AMP-binding protein — protein sequence MTTATSGTDPSPTEQFRTARDFLLRNADDYTAAYEGFAWPRPERFNWALDWFDAIADGNGKTALHIVEEDGREGRFTFDELRRRSNRVANWLRGQGVHAGDRVLLMLGNQVELWEIMLAAMKLRAVVIPATPLLGPADLRDRVDRGRARHVIVRPEDVEKFTEVPGDFTRTVVGASGTAESGWLSYEDADDASEIFEPDGVTSAEDPLLLYFTSGTTARPKLVEHTHVSYPVGHLATMFWIGLRPADVHLNISSPGWAKHAWSNFFAPWNAEATVFLYNYTRFDAGRLLEVMERAGVTSFCAPPTVWRMLIQADLTQLATPPRAVVAAGEPLNPEVIEQVRRAWGVTIRDGFGQTETAVQVSNSPGQELKTGSMGRPSPGYKVELLDPVTGRPGAQEGEISLDLSERPVGLMVGYHGDPERTAEAMAGGYYRTGDIGSRDTDGYLTYVGRSDDVFKASDYKISPFELESALLEHEAVAEAAVVPAPDELRLAVPKAYVVLAEGYEPGPGTAKLLFAHSRDVLAPYKRVRRLEFAELPKTVSGKIRRIELRERTAQGSTAEYREEDFR from the coding sequence ATGACGACCGCCACCAGCGGCACGGATCCGAGCCCGACCGAGCAGTTCCGCACGGCGAGGGACTTCCTGCTGCGGAACGCGGACGACTACACCGCCGCGTACGAGGGCTTCGCCTGGCCGCGCCCCGAGCGGTTCAACTGGGCCCTCGACTGGTTCGACGCCATCGCCGACGGCAACGGGAAGACGGCCCTGCACATCGTCGAGGAGGACGGCCGCGAGGGCCGCTTCACCTTCGACGAGCTGCGCCGCCGCTCGAACCGAGTCGCCAACTGGCTGCGCGGCCAGGGCGTCCACGCGGGCGACCGGGTTCTCCTGATGCTCGGCAATCAGGTGGAGCTGTGGGAGATCATGCTCGCCGCGATGAAGCTGCGGGCCGTGGTCATCCCCGCGACACCGCTGCTCGGACCCGCCGACCTGCGCGACCGCGTGGACCGCGGCCGGGCCCGGCACGTCATCGTGCGCCCCGAGGACGTCGAGAAGTTCACCGAGGTCCCCGGCGACTTCACCCGAACCGTCGTCGGTGCGAGCGGCACCGCGGAAAGCGGCTGGCTCTCGTACGAGGACGCCGACGACGCCTCCGAGATCTTCGAGCCCGACGGCGTCACGTCGGCCGAGGACCCACTCCTCCTGTACTTCACCTCCGGCACGACTGCCCGGCCCAAGCTCGTCGAGCACACCCATGTGTCGTATCCCGTAGGGCACTTGGCGACCATGTTCTGGATCGGGCTGCGTCCCGCAGACGTCCATCTGAACATCTCGTCGCCCGGCTGGGCCAAGCACGCCTGGTCGAACTTCTTCGCGCCGTGGAACGCGGAGGCGACCGTGTTTCTCTACAACTACACGCGCTTCGACGCGGGCCGGCTCCTGGAGGTCATGGAGCGCGCGGGCGTCACGTCCTTCTGTGCCCCGCCGACCGTGTGGCGCATGCTCATCCAGGCCGACCTGACGCAGCTGGCGACGCCGCCGCGCGCGGTCGTCGCCGCGGGCGAGCCGCTGAACCCCGAGGTCATCGAGCAGGTGCGGCGCGCCTGGGGCGTCACCATCCGGGACGGGTTCGGCCAGACGGAGACCGCCGTGCAGGTTTCCAACAGCCCCGGTCAGGAGCTGAAGACCGGCTCCATGGGTCGCCCCAGCCCCGGCTACAAGGTCGAACTGCTCGACCCGGTCACCGGCCGACCCGGCGCGCAGGAGGGCGAGATCAGCCTCGATCTGTCCGAGCGGCCCGTCGGCCTCATGGTCGGCTACCACGGAGACCCCGAGCGCACGGCCGAGGCGATGGCGGGCGGTTACTACCGCACCGGCGACATCGGCTCGCGTGACACCGACGGCTATCTCACGTACGTCGGCCGCTCGGACGACGTCTTCAAGGCCTCCGACTACAAGATCAGCCCGTTCGAGCTGGAGAGCGCGCTCCTGGAGCACGAGGCGGTCGCCGAGGCGGCCGTCGTGCCCGCCCCCGACGAGCTGCGGCTCGCCGTCCCCAAGGCGTACGTCGTCCTCGCCGAGGGGTACGAACCCGGGCCCGGCACCGCGAAGCTGCTGTTCGCGCACTCGCGGGACGTGCTCGCGCCGTACAAGCGCGTCCGGCGTCTGGAGTTCGCCGAGCTGCCCAAGACGGTCTCCGGCAAGATCCGCCGGATCGAGCTGCGCGAGCGCACGGCGCAGGGTTCCACGGCCGAGTACCGCGAGGAGGACTTCCGGTGA
- a CDS encoding helix-turn-helix transcriptional regulator, whose protein sequence is MSADGADAMEMRAALVRLRRGTGLPVAFGGLMTGGTVTGGTGSVRIGELSGAVTGALRGLAIATGNGLGGKALALSRPCAVTDYPVSRHISHEYDAAVAAEGLLSVLAVPVVVRRRVRGVLYGALRTAQPLGDRTLGEAVAAARDVEQALVIRDEARALLAAVGGAGASGSGAGGAAGSVTGASAGSAAAAAGAAAWEEVREAHGALRALAPRVVDPALREELLAVCGRLASATAPPRVRDVGLAPREVDVLACVATGATNAATAERLGLRPETVKGYLRSAMRKLGAHTRLEAVVAARRAGLLP, encoded by the coding sequence GTGAGCGCAGACGGGGCCGACGCGATGGAGATGCGTGCCGCTCTGGTGCGGCTGCGGCGGGGCACAGGACTGCCCGTCGCATTCGGCGGGCTCATGACGGGCGGCACCGTGACGGGCGGCACGGGTTCGGTGCGCATCGGTGAATTGAGCGGCGCGGTGACGGGCGCGCTCCGCGGCCTCGCCATCGCGACGGGCAACGGCCTGGGCGGCAAGGCACTCGCTCTGTCCCGGCCGTGCGCCGTCACGGACTACCCGGTCTCGCGGCACATCAGCCACGAGTACGACGCGGCGGTCGCGGCCGAGGGCCTGCTCTCGGTCCTCGCGGTCCCCGTCGTCGTACGCCGCAGGGTGCGGGGCGTGCTCTACGGGGCCCTGCGCACCGCCCAGCCACTGGGCGACCGCACGCTGGGCGAGGCGGTCGCGGCGGCGCGCGACGTGGAACAGGCCTTGGTGATACGGGACGAGGCGCGGGCGCTGCTGGCGGCGGTGGGCGGAGCGGGGGCCTCCGGGTCGGGGGCTGGTGGGGCAGCCGGTTCGGTGACTGGCGCGTCGGCCGGCTCGGCGGCTGCGGCGGCCGGCGCGGCGGCGTGGGAGGAGGTGCGGGAGGCGCACGGAGCACTGCGGGCGCTCGCGCCTCGCGTCGTGGATCCGGCACTGCGCGAGGAACTCCTCGCGGTGTGCGGGCGGCTCGCCTCGGCGACGGCTCCGCCGCGCGTTCGGGACGTGGGGCTCGCGCCGCGCGAGGTGGATGTCCTCGCGTGCGTGGCCACCGGCGCGACGAACGCGGCCACGGCCGAACGCCTCGGCCTGCGGCCCGAGACCGTGAAGGGCTATCTGCGGTCGGCCATGCGGAAGTTGGGCGCGCACACGCGCCTGGAGGCGGTGGTGGCGGCACGGAGGGCGGGGCTGCTGCCGTAG